A window of the Lolium perenne isolate Kyuss_39 chromosome 7, Kyuss_2.0, whole genome shotgun sequence genome harbors these coding sequences:
- the LOC127314484 gene encoding vesicle-associated protein 4-1 — protein MPLWGTASGPPPPMAEGGGGAEGSAGSSSSSGAAAIRSLLPTRRRLRLDPPSKLYFPYEPGKQVRSAIRIKNVSKSHVAFKFQTTAPKSCFMRPPGGILAPGETIIATVFKFVEHPENNEKPLDQKCKVKFKIVSLKVKGPVEYVPELFDEQKEQVAVEQILRVVFLDAERPSAQLDRLKRQLAEAEAALEARKKPPEDTSPRIVGEGLVIDEWKERRERYLARQQIEGVDSV, from the exons ATGCCGCTCTGGGGGACCGCGTCCGGCCCGCCGCCGCCTATggcagagggaggaggaggcgccgAGGGGTCGGCCggctcctcgtcgtcgtccggcGCCGCGGCGATACGCTCGCTGCTGCCCACCAGGCGCCGGCTCAGGCTCGACCCGCCGTCCAAGCTCTACTTCCCAT ATGAGCCCGGCAAGCAGGTTCGGAGCGCGATTAGGATCAAGAACGTCAGCAAGTCGCATGTGGCCTTCAAG TTCCAAACAACAGCACCCAAGAGCTGCTTCATGAGGCCTCCTGGCGGCATACTGGCTCCAGGTGAAACTATCATAGCAACAG TGTTCAAGTTTGTGGAGCATCCTGAGAACAACGAGAAACCTTTAGATCAGAAGTGCAAGGTTAAGTTCAAGATTGTTAGCCTCAAGGTCAAAGGGCCTGTGGAGTATGTCCCAGAATTG TTCGATGAGCAGAAAGAGCAGGTTGCGGTTGAGCAAATTCTGCGGGTAGTGTTCTTGGATGCTGAGCGTCCTAGCGCA CAACTGGACCGACTCAAGCGTCAACTTGCTGAAGCTGAAGCCGCCCTCGAGGCACGCAAGAAACCTCCAGAGGACACAAGCCCCCGCATTGTTGGCGAGGGTCTTGTGATCGATGAATGG AAGGAACGAAGAGAGAGATATCTTGCTCGCCAGCAAATTGAAGGAGTTGATTCAGTATAA
- the LOC127314485 gene encoding external alternative NAD(P)H-ubiquinone oxidoreductase B2, mitochondrial translates to MRWTAFLWDGASRAFNARPAVTNLVLVLAASSGGGLVAYADAQQDQPQGPKKKKVVVLGTGWAGTTFVRNLDSKLYDVQVISPRNYFAFTPLLPSVTCGTVEPRSVVEPIRRILEKKGGDFKFWEAECFKIDPAKKKIHCRSNTGTNFDGNGEFLVDYDYLVVAVGARSNTFNTPGVEENCHFLKEVEDAQKIRRSVMDCFEKASLPYLNEEERKKNLHFVIVGGGPTGVEFAAELHDFVTEDLSKLYPSVQHLVKISLIEAADHILTMFDKRITNFAEDKFGRNGIDVKTGYKVVKVAKDAITMQNPATGDVAVPYGMAVWSTGIGTRPFVVDFMKQIGQANRRVLATDEWLRVRECDDVYAVGDCATINQRRVMEDISEIFRVADKDKSGTLTVKEIQDILEDIYVRYPQVKLYMKSKQMNGIADLVKAGNGDTEKQSVELSIEEFKKALSLVDSQVKNLPATAQVAAQQGQYLAKCFNKMEYAEENPEGPIRIRGEGRHRFLPFRYRHLGQFAPLGGEQTAAQLPGDWVSIGHSSQWLWYSVYATKQISWRTRALVISDWGRRFIFGRDSSGI, encoded by the exons ATGAGGTGGACGGCGTTCCTGTGGGACGGCGCCTCGCGGGCCTTCAACGCCCGCCCCGCCGTCaccaacctcgtcctcgtcctcgccgCAAG TAGTGGAGGAGGCCTTGTCGCTTATGCAGACGCTCAGCAGGACCAGCCCCAGGGACCTAAGAAGAAGAAAGTTGTGGTTCTTGGCACTGGCTGGGCTGGCACCACATTCGTGAGGAATCTTGATAGCAAACTGTATGATGTCCAGGTCATTTCACCTCGGAACTACTTTGCATTCACACCCTTGCTCCCGAGTGTCACCTGTGGAACAGTTGAACCAAGGAGCGTTGTTGAGCCAATTCGTAGAATTTTGGAGAAG AAAGGTGGAGATTTCAAATTCTGGGAAGCAGAGTGCTTCAAGATTGATCCAGCAAAGAAGAAAATCCATTGCCGCTCAAACACTGGGACAAATTTTGATGGAAATGGCGAGTTCTTAGTTGATTATGACTATCTGGTGGTAGCAGTTGGAGCTCGGTCTAACACATTTAATACACCTGGTGTGGAGGAAAATTGCCACTTTTTGAAG GAAGTGGAGGATGCCCAAAAGATTCGAAGGAGTGTGATGGACTGCTTTGAGAAGGCAAGCCTCCCATACCTTAATGaagaagagaggaagaagaaTCTTCACTTCGTTATTGTGGGAGGTGGACCTACCGGTGTTGAATTTGCGGCAGAGTTACATGATTTTGTTACTGAAGATCTATCTAAGCTCTATCCTTCTGTTCAGCACCTTGTCAAGATATCATTAATCGAAGCTGCAGATCATATACTGACTAT GTTTGACAAGAGAATTACTAACTTTGCTGAGGACAAGTTTGGAAGGAATGGCATTGATGTAAAAACTGGATATAAAGTTGTGAAGGTTGCTAAAGATGCAATCACCATGCAAAATCCAGCTACTGGCGATGTTGCAGTTCCTTATGGAATGGCTGTCTGGTCCACTGGTATTGGAACCCGTCCATTCGTTGTGGACTTCATGAAACAAATTGGCCAG GCTAATCGCCGTGTCCTAGCTACTGATGAATGGCTAAGGGTGCGTGAATGTGATGATGTCTATGCAGTAGGTGATTGTGCTACCATAAACCAGCGGAGAGTCATG GAGGACATTTCAGAAATATTCAGAGTTGCAGACAAAGATAAATCTGGAACCTTGACTGTGAAAGAAATCCAAGACATCTTGGAGGATATCTATGTGAGATATCCCCAAGTAAAGCTATACATGAAGAGCAAGCAAATGAACGGAATTGCCGATTTAGTTAAAGCTGGCAATGGTGACACGGAAAAGCAATCTGTAGAGCTGAGTATTGAAGAGTTTAAGAAGGCCCTTTCACTCGTGGATTCGCAAGTCAAGAATCTACCTGCAACAGCTCAG GTTGCTGCACAGCAAGGACAATATCTTGCAAAATGCTTTAACAAGATGGAGTACGCTGAAGAAAATCCTGAAGGCCCAATCCGCATTAGGGGAGAAGGCCGtcatcgcttcctccccttcag GTACAGGCATTTAGGCCAGTTTGCCCCGCTAGGAGGGGAGCAAACGGCTGCACAGCTCCCGGGAGATTGGGTCTCCATTGGCCACAGCTCTCAGTGGCTCTGGTATTCTGTCTATGCAAC CAAACAAATAAGCTGGCGCACGAGGGCACTAGTGATATCTGACTGGGGCCGTCGCTTCATCTTCGGCAGAGACTCGAGCGGCATATAG